One region of Pleuronectes platessa chromosome 18, fPlePla1.1, whole genome shotgun sequence genomic DNA includes:
- the plekho1a gene encoding pleckstrin homology domain-containing family O member 1-A, with protein MKKSSQSRRGVQDSGQPAAQQLEKVGWIRKFCGRGIFRELWRNRYVVLRGDHLYISDKEVRDERKAQEVFDLADYERSEELRKTKSRSKKNHSRFTLLRCRRPGNTVPNLVFLAVSPEEKESWVHVLNVAVITAKNRVLDQVSIEENSALAHLTRDRAKIPHGRRLPTRGHLLAVASTSSHGMLTLDLVAEEDGFSPDYDGNSKESWQNFRVDLQKGGQVVGSREVGGRQRAGTDVSKLRVTSKEPKVKTGSLPRGSEWSWGRQPHLEASKVQKTQQVQAQSRTPQPGKKLSMPGRSRCASMDEVLSSRPARIRSELRSALRRCPTEEEAGGGASVQPVGQLQGLIAQRMQRAQELLEEMRLQELQKAKAERERGLKGVDSPRLHHLRGSDSPHSSKSSGSPRSRSSESPRLRGKDSPRLRGRESPRSKAKKNRGKGAESPRSRGSGSPAAKANESPGLKETLRTTESPRSKSSDAVGSPNLKSSSSCSGPTKDDSPPSKRGSDSSGVKGSDSPQGSEPDSPCLDSSKESPCRSQKNSPSFSGLCESDQQCLSPSSPASPPFLLAEEQLEVERRRAEAERLLEEAVSSWKEAQEVLQEVKELQSQTLRRQRRRTYEKMSTAAVAGIPTASSAAEDEDTPASPTSPEDEAETP; from the exons ATGAAGAAAAGCAGCCAGAGCAGGAGA GGCGTTCAGGACTCGGGTCAGCCGGCGGCCCAGCAGCTGGAGAAGGTCGGCTGGATCAGGAAGTTCTGCGGTCGAGGAATCTTCAGGGAACTGTGGAGGAACCGATACGTGGTTCTGAGAGGAGACCACCTCTACATCTCTGACAAGGAG GTGAGAGACGAGCGTAAAGCACAGGAAGTGTTCGACCTGGCTGACTACGAGCGTTcggaggagctgaggaaaacaaagagtCGCAGCAAGAAGAACCACAGTCGCTTCACGCTGCTGCGCTGCCGCCGGCCAGGCAACACA gttCCTAACCTGGTGTTTCTGGCGGTCAGTCCCGAGGAGAAGGAGTCCTGGGTCCACGTCCTCAACGTGGCCGTCATCACCGCTAAGAACCGAGTTCTAGACCAG GTGAGCATCGAGGAGAACAGTGCGCTGGCTCATCTCACCAGAGACCGAGCAAAGATCCCTCATGGGCGTCGGCTGCCGACCAGAGGACACCTCCTGGCCGTG gcctccacctcctcccatggCATGCTGACCCTCGACCTGGTTGCTGAGGAGGACGGTTTCTCCCCGGACTACGATGGCAACTCGAAGGAATCCTGGCAGAACTTCCGGGTCGACCTGCAGAAGGGGGGACAGGTTGTAGGATCTCGGGAGGTCGGGGGTCGTCAGCGGGCCGGCACCGATGTCTCAAAACTCAGGGTGACCTCCAAGGAACCCAAGGTGAAGACTGGCAGTCTGCCCAGAGGTAGTGAGTGGTCCTGGGGTAGACAGCCCCACCTGGAGGCCTCCAAGGTCCAGAAGACCCAGCAGGTGCAG GCTCAGTCTCGAACTCCACAACCCGGGAAGAAGCTCAGCATGCCGGGCCGGAGTCGCTGTGCCTCCATGGATGAAGTCCTCTCCTCCAG ACCGGCGAGGATCCGCTCGGAGCTGCGGTCCGCTCTTCGTCGTTGTCCCACCGAGGAGGAGGCCGGGGGCGGGGCCTCGGTGCAGCCGGTCGGTCAGCTGCAGGGCCTCATCGCTCAGAGGATGCAAAGAgctcaggagctgctggaggagatgaGACTGCAG GAACTGCAGAAAGCCAAAGCAGAGCGGGAGCGAGGCCTGAAGGGCGTCGACTCCCCTCGACTCCATCACCTCAGGGGCTCGGACTCTCCTCACTCCAG CAAGTCCTCAGGTTCtccgaggagcaggagcagcgaGTCTCCTCGCCTCAGGGGCAAAGATTCTCCACGTCTGAGAGGACGAGAGTCTCCTCGATCCAAAGCCAAGAAGAACCGCGGCAAAGGGGCGGAGTCACCTCGCTCGAGAGGATCCGGTTCCCCTGCTGCGAAAGCAAACGAGTCCCCTGGACTGAAGGAGACACTGAGGACCACAGAGTCTCCACGCTCAAAGAGCTCCGACGCAGTTGGTTCTCCAAATCTCaagagctcctccagctgctctggtCCCACCAAGGACGACTCCCCCCCGAGCAAAAGAGGATCAGACTCCTCAGGGGTCAAAGGATCTGACTCACCACAGGGCAGTGAACCGGACTCACCTTGTCTGGACAGCAGCAAGGAGTCGCCCTGTCGGAGTCAGAAGAACTCCCCAAGCTTCTCTGGACTCTGTGAGTCTGACCAACAGTGTTTGTCTCCATCTTCACCAGCCTCACCTCCCTTCCTGCTGgcggaggagcagctggaggtggaAAGGAGGCGTGCGGAGGCAGAGCGGCTCCTGGAGGAGGCCGTGTCATCTTGGAAAGAGGCTCAGGAGGTGCTGCAGGAggtgaaggagctgcagagcCAGACGCTGCGGCGACAGCGTAGGAGGACCTACGAGAAGATGAGCACAGCGGCGGTGGCCGGGATTCCCACGGCGAGTTCTGCAGCCGAGGACGAGGACACGCCGGCCTCACCGACATCCCCTGAGGACGAGGCCGAGACACCTTGA
- the vps45 gene encoding vacuolar protein sorting-associated protein 45: MNVSLAVKQYVSKMVESSGPGMKVLLMDRETTSIVSMVYTQSEILQKEVYLFERIDSQNRDCMKHLKSICFLRPTKENVEHLIQELRRPKYGVYFIYFSNVISKSEIKALAEADEQEVVAEVQEFYGDFISVNPHLFSLNLPGVSRGRSWESSMLSRCTQGLTSVLLALKKCPVIRYQLSSDMSKRLAESVKQIITKEYELFDFRKTEVPPLLLILDRSDDAITPLLNQWTYQAMVHELLGLNNNRIDLSRVPGVSKDLKEVVLSAENDEFYANNLYLNFGEIGTNIKNLMEDFQKKRPKGHQRLESISDMKAFVDNYPQFKKMSGTVSKHVTVVGELSRLVSERQLMEVSEVEQELACQNDHSNAQQSVRRLLQSPRLSELDAVRLVMLYALRYERHSSSVLPALMDELSRRGVSERHRRMVQSVVEYGGKRVRGSDLIMATDAVAMTKQFFKGLKGVENVYSQHQPLLHDTLDQLIKGRLKDSQFPYLGASSLRDRPQDIIVFLIGGATYEEALTVYNMNRSSPGVRIVLGGSSIHNTKSFLEEVMSSVGQDGPQGSGRHGTRR, from the exons ATGAACGTGAGTCTCGCGGTGAAGCAGTACGTCTCCAAGATGGTGGAGAGCAGCGGCCCCGGGATGAAGGTGCTGCTGATGGACCGAGAGACG accAGCATCGTCAGCATGGTGTACACTCAGTCTGAGATCCTGCAGAAGGAGGTTTACCTGTTTGAACGGATCGACTCTCAGAACAGAGACTGTATGAAACACCTGAAGTCCATCTGCTTCCTCAGACCCACCAAG GAGAACGTAGAACATCTGATCCAGGAGCTGAGGAGACCAAAGTACGGCGTGTACTTCATCT acttCAGTAATGTGATCAGTAAGAGTGAAATCAAAGCTCTTGCTGAAGCAGACGAACAGGAAGTGGTGGCTGAAGTCCAG GAGTTCTATGGAGATTTCATCTCAGTGAATCCACATCTGTTCTCACTGAACCTGCCCGGAGTGTCcagg ggtcGGAGCTGGGAGTCGTCCATGCTGTCTCGCTGTACTCAGGGTCTGACGTCCGTCCTCCTTGCTCTAAAGAAATGTCCCGTTATCCGCTACCAGCTGTCCTCAGACATGTCCAAACGCCTGGCCGAGAGCGTCAAG CAAATCATCACAAAGGAGTACGAGCTGTTTGACTTCAGGAAGACGGaggttcctcctctgctgctgatccTCGACCGGAGCGACGACGCCATCACGCCGCTGCTCAACCAG TGGACGTACCAGGCGATGGTCCACGAGCTGCTCGGCCTCAACAACAACAGGATCGACTTGTCCAGAGTCCCGGGGGTCAGCAAAGACCTGAAGGAGGTGGTTCTGTCTGCGGAGAACGACGAGTTCTACGCCAAC AACCTGTACCTGAACTTCGGAGAGATCGGCACCAACATCAAGAACCTGATGGAGGATTTCCAGAAGAAGAGACCTAAAGGACACCAGAGGCTGGAGTCCATCTCCGACATGAAG GCGTTTGTGGATAACTACCCTCAGTTTAAGAAGATGTCGGGCACCGTGTCCAAGCACGTGACGGTGGTGGGCGAGTTGTCTCGGCTGGTTTCAGAACGTCAGCTGATGGAGGTGtcggaggtggagcaggagctggCCTGTCAGAACGACCACTCCAACGCTCAGCAG AGCGTTCGGCGCCTGCTGCAGAGTCCTCGCCTGTCGGAGCTGGACGCCGTGCGCCTCGTCATGCTCTACGCTCTGAGGTATGAAcgccacagcagcagcgtccTGCCGGCGCTGATGGACGAGCTGAGCAGGAGGGGCGTGTCCGAGCGCCACCGCAGG ATGGTTCAGTCTGTGGTGGAGTACGGAGGGAAGCGGGTCAGAGGAAGTGACCTCATCATGGCAACTGACGCCGTCGCCATGACAAAACAGTTCTTCAAAGGACTCAAG ggtgtGGAGAACGTCTACTCTCAGCATCAGCCGCTGCTTCATGACACTCTGGATCAGCTGATCAAAGGTCGACTCAAGGACAGTCAGTTTCCATACCTGGGAGCCAGCAGCCTGAgggacag gcctCAGGACATCATCGTGttcctgattggtggagccaCTTATGAAGAAGCTCTGACTGTTTACAACATGAACCGAAGTTCACCTGGAGTCCGCATCGTCCTCGGAGGAAGCAGCATCCACAACACCAagag tttcctagaggaagtgatgtcatcagtggGTCAAGATGGACCACAAGGAAGTGGTCGCCATGGCACTAGAcgctga